A single window of Pseudomonas marginalis DNA harbors:
- a CDS encoding polysaccharide deacetylase family protein yields the protein MRIALLLSACLLCLNAQAAPVDVASLDRGTWPEKLSSPALFDVASRAEILMFAHSLLASESQDETALKQRLGLKIINLAAIDDLRRELWQRLLENYTFAQQSCEVDASFCYLVESMDDLREQAGKLAISEDSFYIGWAAPSHAFHERYLDELLRKAALFPQISSEVARFGDHERNGDEFNDRLFLLTFDGGPAPVSGNTDWLADYLRKQKMNATFFVLGSSLQNRVERSSAAQVEALYQGQCVGTQGWQYRSHSHWVDWQGSITRSAQLVQNLMPENYVPLFRPPYGQRRADSQGFFQSQGLQVALWDIDSQDEPGKLKADESAQRVLTLMLLWRKGVIVFHDTQDKARVALPMLLQATAQSGLGWQDCREAFR from the coding sequence GCTGTGCCTGAATGCCCAGGCGGCGCCGGTGGATGTAGCCAGCCTGGACCGTGGCACCTGGCCGGAAAAACTCAGCAGCCCGGCGCTGTTCGATGTGGCCTCGCGTGCGGAAATCCTGATGTTCGCCCACAGCCTGCTGGCCAGTGAATCCCAGGATGAAACCGCACTCAAGCAGCGCCTGGGCTTGAAGATCATCAACCTGGCGGCCATCGACGACCTGCGCCGCGAGCTGTGGCAGCGCCTGCTGGAGAACTACACGTTCGCCCAGCAGAGCTGCGAAGTCGACGCCTCGTTCTGCTACCTGGTAGAGAGCATGGACGACCTGCGGGAGCAGGCCGGCAAGCTGGCGATCAGCGAAGACTCTTTCTATATAGGCTGGGCTGCACCCAGCCATGCCTTCCATGAGCGTTATCTGGACGAACTGCTGCGCAAGGCCGCGCTGTTTCCGCAGATCAGCAGCGAAGTCGCGCGCTTTGGCGACCATGAACGCAACGGCGACGAGTTCAACGACCGCCTGTTCCTGCTGACCTTCGACGGCGGTCCGGCACCGGTCAGCGGCAATACCGACTGGCTCGCCGACTACCTGCGCAAGCAGAAGATGAACGCCACCTTCTTTGTCCTCGGCAGCAGCCTGCAAAACCGCGTGGAGCGCAGTTCCGCCGCGCAGGTGGAGGCGTTGTACCAAGGCCAGTGCGTCGGCACCCAGGGCTGGCAATACCGTTCCCACAGCCATTGGGTGGACTGGCAAGGCTCCATCACCCGCAGCGCGCAGTTGGTGCAGAACCTGATGCCGGAAAACTACGTGCCGCTGTTCCGCCCGCCTTACGGACAGCGGCGCGCGGACAGCCAGGGGTTCTTCCAGTCCCAGGGCTTGCAGGTGGCGTTATGGGACATCGATTCCCAGGACGAGCCGGGCAAGCTCAAGGCCGATGAGTCGGCGCAACGGGTGCTGACGTTGATGCTGTTGTGGCGCAAAGGCGTGATTGTGTTTCACGACACCCAGGACAAGGCGCGGGTAGCACTGCCGATGTTGCTGCAGGCAACGGCGCAGAGTGGGCTGGGTTGGCAGGACTGCCGGGAGGCGTTTCGTTAA
- the moaE gene encoding molybdopterin synthase catalytic subunit MoaE: MAIRVQVEPFDPGAEVNAMHAANVGVGAVVSFVGYVRDFNEGREVSGMFLEHYPGMTEKALAKIAVEAEQRWPLLKLEVLHRIGALEPGEPIVFVAAASAHRQAAFDACAFVMDYLKTRAPFWKKENTSEGARWVEGRDSDHAAADRWK; this comes from the coding sequence ATGGCCATTCGTGTACAGGTCGAACCGTTTGACCCCGGTGCCGAGGTCAACGCGATGCACGCGGCGAATGTGGGCGTGGGCGCGGTGGTGAGTTTTGTCGGCTATGTGCGCGACTTCAACGAGGGGCGCGAGGTGTCTGGCATGTTCCTCGAACACTATCCGGGCATGACTGAAAAAGCCTTGGCCAAGATCGCCGTCGAAGCCGAGCAACGCTGGCCGCTGCTCAAGCTCGAAGTGCTGCATCGTATCGGTGCGCTGGAGCCTGGCGAGCCGATAGTGTTCGTGGCCGCCGCCAGTGCCCATCGCCAGGCCGCGTTCGATGCCTGTGCGTTTGTGATGGATTACCTGAAAACCCGTGCGCCGTTCTGGAAGAAGGAAAATACCAGCGAAGGCGCGCGCTGGGTGGAAGGGCGAGACAGCGACCACGCTGCAGCGGATCGCTGGAAATAG
- the moaC gene encoding cyclic pyranopterin monophosphate synthase MoaC has protein sequence MLTHLDSQGRAHMVDVTDKSVTFREAVAEARVRMLPETLQMIVDGAHPKGDVFAVARIAGIQAAKKTSDLIPLCHPLMLTGVKVELSADGADSVHIVARCKLSGQTGVEMEALTAASVAALTIYDMCKAVDRGMTIENIRLLEKLGGKSGHFKADGQ, from the coding sequence GTGCTGACTCATCTCGATTCCCAAGGTCGCGCCCATATGGTCGACGTCACCGACAAGTCCGTGACGTTCCGGGAGGCGGTGGCCGAAGCGCGGGTGCGCATGCTGCCCGAGACCCTGCAAATGATTGTCGACGGCGCCCATCCCAAGGGCGACGTGTTTGCCGTGGCCCGCATCGCCGGGATCCAGGCGGCGAAAAAAACCAGTGATTTGATCCCCCTGTGTCACCCGCTGATGTTGACCGGTGTCAAGGTCGAACTGAGTGCCGATGGCGCAGACTCGGTGCACATCGTCGCACGCTGCAAGCTGTCCGGGCAGACCGGCGTAGAGATGGAAGCGTTGACGGCGGCCAGCGTCGCGGCGCTGACGATCTACGACATGTGCAAGGCCGTGGATCGCGGCATGACCATCGAAAACATTCGCCTGCTGGAAAAGCTTGGCGGTAAGAGCGGGCATTTCAAGGCGGATGGACAATGA
- a CDS encoding PhoH family protein: MDDHGRNPSSDQPILYVLDTNVLIHDPNALLNFEEHHVAIPMIVLEELDKLKSGHHSVAAECRQAIRLIDKTLGEASPEDVEVGVPIQRGKSGPKGLLSILMSKRSEPNSLLPENLNDNKIINQLIDLHARDKDLRVVLVTKDINMRLKARACGIAAEDYSTDQLVDDVSMLSRGYHMMTGSFWDRVSKVETRQDHGRTWHQVQLIDNLPAVHINEFIVDEQGFVGWIKEIQVDKLLILDLHQEPLLHQEAWGLKPRDIYQSLALYALLDPDIHLVNLTGAAGSGKTILALAAAIEQTMVTKRYRRIIATRSVQGLDQEIGFLPGTEAEKMEPWLGAITDNLEALHMDDENTHGSVDYILSKVPLQFKSLNYIRGRSFQQSLILIDECQNLTPHQMKTIITRAGAGSKVVCLGNLAQIDTPYLSATSSGLTYLTERFKDFPNGVHIALQGVPRSILAEYAESHL; encoded by the coding sequence ATGGATGATCATGGACGTAACCCTTCTTCCGACCAGCCAATCCTTTATGTGCTTGATACCAATGTACTGATCCACGATCCAAACGCACTGCTTAACTTCGAAGAACACCACGTCGCCATCCCGATGATCGTGCTTGAGGAGCTCGACAAACTCAAAAGCGGGCACCACAGCGTGGCTGCCGAATGCCGCCAGGCCATCCGCCTGATCGACAAGACCCTGGGCGAAGCGTCACCCGAGGACGTTGAGGTCGGCGTGCCGATCCAGCGCGGCAAAAGCGGGCCCAAGGGCTTGCTGTCGATCCTGATGAGCAAGCGCAGCGAGCCCAACAGCCTGCTGCCCGAAAACCTGAACGACAACAAAATCATCAACCAATTGATCGACCTGCACGCTCGCGACAAGGACCTGCGCGTGGTGCTGGTGACCAAAGACATCAATATGCGCCTCAAGGCACGAGCGTGTGGGATCGCTGCCGAGGACTACAGTACCGACCAACTGGTCGACGACGTGTCGATGCTGTCCCGTGGTTATCACATGATGACCGGCTCGTTCTGGGACCGTGTCAGCAAGGTCGAAACCCGTCAGGACCATGGCCGTACCTGGCACCAGGTACAACTGATCGACAATCTGCCGGCCGTGCATATCAATGAATTCATCGTCGACGAACAGGGCTTCGTGGGCTGGATCAAAGAGATCCAGGTCGACAAGCTGCTGATCCTCGACCTGCATCAGGAACCCCTGTTGCACCAGGAAGCCTGGGGCCTGAAACCGCGTGACATCTACCAGAGCCTGGCGCTGTATGCGCTGCTCGACCCGGACATCCACCTGGTCAACCTGACGGGCGCTGCCGGTTCCGGTAAAACCATCCTTGCCCTGGCTGCCGCCATCGAGCAGACCATGGTGACCAAGCGCTATCGCCGCATCATCGCCACCCGCTCCGTGCAGGGCCTGGACCAGGAAATCGGCTTTTTGCCCGGTACCGAGGCGGAAAAAATGGAGCCGTGGCTGGGGGCGATCACCGACAACCTCGAAGCCTTGCACATGGATGACGAAAACACCCATGGCAGCGTCGACTACATCCTCAGCAAAGTGCCGTTGCAGTTCAAATCCCTCAACTACATCCGAGGTCGCAGCTTCCAGCAGAGCCTGATTTTGATCGATGAATGCCAGAACCTGACCCCGCACCAGATGAAAACCATCATCACCCGTGCCGGCGCCGGTTCCAAAGTGGTGTGCCTGGGCAACCTGGCACAGATCGACACCCCTTACCTGTCCGCGACCAGCTCCGGGCTGACCTACCTGACGGAACGCTTCAAGGACTTCCCGAACGGCGTGCATATCGCGCTGCAAGGGGTTCCTCGCTCGATTCTGGCTGAATACGCAGAGTCGCACCTGTAA
- a CDS encoding alpha/beta hydrolase, with protein MTEPLILQPAKPADACVIWLHGLGADRYDFLPVAEALQESLLSTRFVLPQAPTRPVTINGGYEMPSWYDIKAMSPARSISLEELEVSAKMLTDLIEAQKRTGIDASRIFLAGFSQGGAVVFHTAFLNWEGPLGGVIALSTYAPTFSDELELSASQQRIPTLCLHGQYDEVVQNAMGRSAYEHLKTRGVTVTWQEYPMGHEVLPQEIHDIGTWLTARLG; from the coding sequence ATGACCGAACCCTTGATTCTTCAGCCCGCCAAGCCCGCAGACGCCTGCGTAATCTGGTTGCATGGCCTGGGTGCCGATCGCTACGACTTCCTGCCGGTGGCCGAGGCGCTGCAGGAAAGCTTGCTGTCCACCCGCTTTGTATTGCCCCAGGCACCGACCCGTCCGGTGACGATCAATGGTGGCTACGAGATGCCCAGTTGGTACGACATCAAGGCCATGAGCCCGGCCCGCTCGATCAGCCTGGAAGAGCTGGAGGTGTCGGCAAAAATGCTGACCGATCTGATCGAAGCACAGAAGAGAACCGGAATAGACGCTTCGCGGATTTTCCTCGCGGGCTTTTCCCAAGGTGGCGCCGTGGTATTCCACACCGCGTTCCTGAATTGGGAGGGGCCATTGGGCGGCGTCATCGCCCTCTCCACCTACGCGCCCACCTTCAGCGATGAGCTTGAATTGTCGGCCAGCCAACAACGCATTCCAACGCTATGCCTGCACGGCCAGTACGACGAGGTGGTACAGAACGCCATGGGCCGCAGCGCCTACGAGCATCTGAAAACCCGTGGTGTCACCGTGACATGGCAGGAATACCCAATGGGCCACGAAGTGTTACCCCAGGAGATACACGATATAGGGACTTGGTTGACCGCTCGCCTGGGCTGA
- the rhlB gene encoding ATP-dependent RNA helicase RhlB, whose product MTVLKALKKMFGKSEAEPLAPVPSAPVPTSGSRNDGQQPGRTAPVAQPKTPTVTPPEQAKLETQAAPAPKPRRERAPKPPVIPWKLEDFVVEPQEGKTRFHDFKLAPELMHAIQDLGFPYCTPIQAQVLGFTLAGKDAIGRAQTGTGKTAAFLISIITQLLQTPPPKERYMGEPRALIIAPTRELVVQIAKDAADLTKYTGLNVMTFVGGMDFDKQLKHLEARHCDILVATPGRLLDFNQRGDVHLDMVEVMVLDEADRMLDMGFIPQVRQIIRQTPPKAERQTLLFSATFTEDVMNLAKQWTTEPSIVEIEALNVASENVEQHIYAVAGADKYKLLYNLVNDNGWERVMVFANRKDEVRRIEERLVRDGVNAAQLSGDVPQHKRIKTLEGFREGKIRVLVATDVAGRGIHIDGISHVINFTLPEVPDDYVHRIGRTGRAGAAGVSISFAGEDDSYQLPSIETLLGRKISCETPPTHLLRAVERKRP is encoded by the coding sequence ATCACCGTGCTCAAAGCACTCAAGAAGATGTTCGGCAAAAGCGAGGCTGAGCCGCTCGCGCCTGTTCCCAGTGCTCCTGTCCCCACCTCCGGCAGCCGCAATGACGGTCAACAGCCAGGCCGGACTGCACCTGTCGCCCAGCCGAAGACGCCGACGGTGACACCGCCCGAACAGGCAAAACTCGAGACGCAAGCCGCACCCGCCCCCAAGCCTCGCCGGGAACGCGCGCCCAAACCGCCGGTGATCCCGTGGAAACTCGAAGACTTCGTCGTCGAGCCCCAGGAAGGCAAGACCCGCTTCCACGATTTCAAACTCGCCCCGGAACTGATGCACGCCATCCAGGACCTGGGTTTCCCGTACTGCACGCCGATCCAGGCGCAGGTCCTGGGCTTCACCCTCGCCGGCAAAGATGCCATCGGCCGTGCCCAGACCGGTACCGGCAAGACCGCCGCGTTCCTGATCTCGATCATCACCCAGCTGCTGCAAACGCCGCCGCCGAAAGAACGCTACATGGGTGAACCGCGTGCGCTGATCATCGCGCCTACCCGTGAACTGGTGGTGCAGATCGCCAAGGACGCCGCCGACCTGACCAAGTACACCGGTCTCAACGTCATGACGTTCGTCGGCGGCATGGACTTCGACAAGCAGCTCAAGCACCTCGAAGCCCGCCACTGCGACATCCTGGTGGCGACCCCCGGCCGCCTGCTGGACTTCAACCAGCGCGGCGACGTGCACCTGGACATGGTCGAAGTGATGGTGCTGGACGAAGCCGACCGCATGCTCGACATGGGTTTCATCCCACAAGTGCGTCAGATCATTCGCCAGACCCCGCCAAAGGCCGAGCGTCAGACCCTGCTGTTCTCCGCGACCTTTACCGAAGACGTGATGAACCTCGCCAAGCAGTGGACGACCGAGCCGTCGATCGTCGAGATCGAAGCGCTGAACGTCGCCAGCGAAAACGTCGAACAGCACATCTATGCCGTGGCCGGTGCCGACAAGTACAAGCTGCTCTACAACCTGGTCAACGACAACGGCTGGGAACGCGTGATGGTGTTCGCCAACCGCAAGGACGAAGTGCGCCGCATCGAAGAACGCCTGGTGCGCGATGGCGTGAATGCCGCGCAGCTGTCCGGCGATGTGCCGCAACACAAGCGCATCAAGACCCTGGAAGGCTTCCGCGAAGGCAAGATCCGCGTGCTGGTGGCCACCGACGTGGCCGGGCGCGGGATTCACATCGACGGCATCAGCCACGTGATCAACTTCACCCTGCCGGAAGTGCCGGACGACTACGTGCACCGCATCGGCCGTACCGGCCGGGCGGGGGCTGCGGGCGTGTCGATCAGCTTTGCCGGGGAGGATGACTCGTATCAGCTGCCGTCGATCGAGACGTTGCTGGGGCGCAAGATCAGTTGCGAGACACCGCCGACGCACTTGCTGCGGGCTGTAGAACGCAAACGCCCGTAA
- the moaD gene encoding molybdopterin converting factor subunit 1: protein MSINVLFFARYSEKIGLDSLEMEGDFATVDAVRQALAADPGFEVLNETSLMCARNQELCALDEPLQAGDEVAFFPPVTGG, encoded by the coding sequence ATGAGCATCAACGTACTGTTTTTCGCGCGTTACAGCGAAAAAATAGGCCTGGATTCACTTGAGATGGAAGGCGACTTCGCCACGGTCGATGCCGTGCGCCAGGCGCTGGCCGCTGATCCGGGCTTTGAAGTGCTCAACGAAACCAGCTTGATGTGTGCTCGCAACCAGGAGTTGTGCGCTCTCGACGAGCCGTTGCAGGCCGGTGATGAAGTCGCGTTCTTCCCGCCCGTGACCGGAGGCTGA